One part of the Prionailurus bengalensis isolate Pbe53 chromosome B2, Fcat_Pben_1.1_paternal_pri, whole genome shotgun sequence genome encodes these proteins:
- the FAM50B gene encoding protein FAM50B, producing the protein MAQYKGTMREAGRAMHLIKKREKQKEQMEVLKQRIAEETLIKSKVDKKFSAHYDAVEAELKSSTVGLVTLNDMKAKQEALLKEREMQLAKREQLEARRLQLEALREKERKQEQKRKICSLSFTLDEGDEGNVDEEVAAREQPTSAGLSKKKNLGKNPDVDTSFLPDRDREEEENRLREQLRQEWEARRDKVKREEMEVTFSYWDGSGHRRTVRIHKGGTVQQFLKRALQGLRKDFRELRSAGVEQLMYIKEDLILPHYHTFYDFIVTKARGKSGPLFNFDVHDDVRLLSDATMEKDESHAGKVVLRSWYEKNKHIFPASRWEPYDPEKKWDKYTIR; encoded by the coding sequence ATGGCGCAGTACAAGGGCACGATGCGGGAGGCCGGCCGGGCCATGCACCTGATCAAGAAGCGGGAAAAGCAGAAGGAGCAGATGGAGGTGCTGAAGCAGCGGATCGCCGAGGAGACCCTCATCAAGTCGAAGGTGGACAAGAAATTCTCGGCTCATTACGACGCCGTGGAGGCCGAGCTGAAGTCGAGCACGGTGGGCCTGGTGACCCTGAACGACATGAAGGCCAAGCAGGAGGCCCTGCTTAAGGAGCGGGAGATGCAGCTGGCCAAGAGGGAGCAGCTGGAGGCGCGGCGGCTGCAGCTGGAGGCACTGCGGGAGAAGGAGCGTAAGCAGGAGCAGAAGCGAAAGATCTGCAGCCTGTCCTTCACACTCGACGAGGGCGACGAGGGCAACGTGGATGAGGAGGTGGCGGCTAGGGAGCAGCCCACGTCGGCGGGGCTGAGCAAGAAGAAGAACCTGGGGAAGAATCCAGATGTGGACACGAGCTTCCTGCCTGACCGCGACCGCGAGGAGGAGGAGAACCGGCTGCGGGAGCAGCTGCGGCAGGAGTGGGAGGCCAGGCGCGACAAGGTGAAGCGCGAGGAGATGGAGGTCACGTTCAGCTACTGGGACGGCTCCGGGCACCGGCGCACCGTGCGCATCCACAAGGGTGGCACCGTGCAGCAATTCCTGAAGAGGGCCCTGCAGGGGCTGCGAAAGGACTTCCGTGAGCTGCGGTCGGCGGGCGTGGAGCAGCTCATGTACATCAAGGAGGACCTGATCCTGCCCCACTACCACACCTTCTACGACTTCATCGTCACCAAGGCCCGGGGCAAGAGTGGGCCGCTCTTCAACTTCGACGTGCACGATGACGTGCGGCTGCTGAGCGACGCCACCATGGAAAAGGATGAGTCACACGCGGGCAAGGTGGTGCTGCGGAGCTGGTACGAGAAGAACAAGCACATCTTCCCCGCGAGCCGCTGGGAACCCTACGACCCTGAAAAGAAGTGGGACAAGTACACGATCCGATGA